Genomic segment of Limnochordia bacterium:
CGACGTAGACATGGTAGCCTAAACTACCAAAGCCCTCGACAGTATCACCAAGCATTCATGAGCAATTCTATAAGAAGGACAGCCATTGTAGCATAATGTCCGAATTTAGGGGGTCAGACCGATACCATGAATGGAACACCACGCTGTTCCATGCTATAATATTACTAATATATGGTAGTGTTCGGACTTACAAGTGATCTTAGTTTAAGGGGGGCTTTAGGAAAAGAACAAGACTAAAGAGGAGGAGGAACTTGATGCTCCTGTGTGATTTGTACGCAAAAGAGTTGTGGAAGAGGCCCTTCGTTCCGGTCATTGAGTACTACTACCGACGTACTTTCCCCCATGAGTATCATTTCAGTAGTCACACGCACAGCGCTGTAGAGATAATGTATGTTGAGTCTGGTGATATGCTATTAGAGCTTCAGGGAGAGCCCGTGGAGCTTTTGACGAAGGAATTTGTTGTTATTAACACTGAGATTCCCCATGGAATCCTAGGTGTTAGCGTAAACTGTCGCGTGAACAACTGCGAGTTTTTCTTTCAACCAGCAAGTGTAGTCATCGGATCAACTATTGATGTAGTTAAGCACATCAATCAATCCGCTTGGCCCTTGAGTTACGGTGCCCCATGGCTCAAATGCCGGGATAGTGGATATGTAGGGTCAACCATGAGGGAACTAATCGAGGAACTAGATGGAACCCTTGATGACCCCCTTGGCCAGGAATTGATGCTACGTTTGGATTTCTGGCGTGTCATTATCTATATATCCAGGATGATTGCTAGTTCAGGTGATACCACAGACCTGGCAAATTGGCATGTAAACAAAGCTGTAAGTTACATCCGTACCAACTACCACCGCCCAGATCTGACCGTAGCAGAGTTAAGTGACTACCTTCAACTGAATCGTAGCCACGTGAGTCGCATTTTTAGAGAAGTAACCGGCGATACTCCTTCAGAGTATATTGCAAGCCATAGAATCAACATTGCTAAGAAGCTATTGGCTACAACTGACTTACCCATTATTGATATTTGTCAGGAGATCGGAATCAATTCGGAACAGTATTTCTCCCGTTTGTTCTCTAAAAGAGTAGGGATTAGTCCAAGGACTTTCCGCCGAAGCCGAGAGGTGATTAGTGCCTGGCCACCGGATACAAGCGATAGTACTAGCTAGATATGACAAGCCGGAGTGTACAACTCTAGTTCCAGTCTCGCCGAATACAAGTATGCGTTATTTTGGGTAATTGTCTCGACCTCTAACCGCCCCAAATCGTAAGCACTCAAGATAATAACACCGCATCCATAATACTCATAACCTCGCCTGAAATGACTATCCTTTCTGGATGTCTGCGAAATTGCGATGTCACTTAGCCATATTGATTGCGGTAAAGACCCCTGCGAATTACCGCATTTGGTTTCCTTACCACCTGCAAATGGCGAACACTGGGTTGCTTACCTCAAGAAAGTAGATTACCGTATTCCAAGACGATTCTCGATGAATGCAGGTGACTAACACTAACAACAATGACATTGACCCTTTTTTTTGGACACGCTACCGCAGTAGAGTCTCATGCCTTGCTAGTTTCTGTGGTGAATGATTACGCTATCCTGCAGGAAAATAGGAAGAGGAAATAGAACCAGTATGCGTGATACAAGGAGGGGTTTGCGATGAGAGTAGCAGTTGTAGGCTTGGGGAATGTTGGGAAATACGCCGTTGAGGCAGTTCTAAGGGCAGATGATATGGAGTTTGCTGGTATCGTCCGCCGCAAGGACTCTATTCACGAGGCTAGTCCCCGGGGGTTAGTGGTTAGCGATATAACAGAGTTAGGTGATGTAGACGTTGCGATAATCTGCACACCTTCACGTACAGTCCCTACGATTGCCAAGGAACTTCTTGCCTTAGGAATCAACACCGTTGATTGCTACGACATTCATGGAGAATTGGTGAATCTGCGGGATGAACTGGATGAACCGGCGAAATTGAATAATGCCGTCTCAGTTCTATCTGCGGGCTGGGATCCGGGAACCGATTCGCTTATTCGGGCTTTGCTGCAGGCCATGGCTCCTGGCGGTTTGACATATACGAATTTCGGGCCCGGTATGAGTATGGGACATACTGCGGCGGTGAAAGCAATCGACGGTGTAGCGGACGCACTGTCCATGACGATACCAGTTGGAACAGGCTTGCATCGACGAATCGTCTACGTTGTACTAGAGGATAATGCCGAATTTACTGTCGTGGAGAAGGCCATTAAGCAGGATCCATATTTCATCCATGATGAAACCCATGTGTATCAAGTGGAGGATGTCAGTACACTAGTTGACATGGGGCATGGAGTCAGTATTGAACGTAAAGGAGTATCAGGCATAACCCATAACCAACTTTTCAAATGGGAAATGCGGGTTAATAATCCTGCTCTAACGGCACAGATCATGGTCGCCGCAGCCCGAGCCACAGTAAGACTGCAACCTGGTGCGTACACCCTGATCGAAATCCCGGTTGTTGATCTACTGCCCGGAGACCGAAGAACATGGATTGGACGACTGGTCTAGACAATGGGGAAAGGCTAGCTTCGAAAGTCTCATGTGGAAGATTCTCGAAGCTAGTCACAAGACTCTTTTTGCTAGCGACAGTTTCTCCGTATCCATTGGACTTGCTTTGACAAAGTAGCTTACCCGCCGAATTTAACATCAATGAGACAAGCTCATCGGTTGAAAAAGTGCTGACGTTCTGAAAGACATGGGATTGATACGAGCGGTTAGTCAATGGGTTTCTATTGTGGGCAGACTTTCGCAGGTCTTGGCCCCACAGCCGACTGTGAAATGGCGAGACATTGTTGGCGTGATTGGGTATATGCCTGTGGTAGGTTAGAGGGGATGATGTCAGGTCAGCATTGGATGTTATCGATGTGGGCGTTGTGGGGTAATAAGTCGCGGCCTTACTTCTAGAAGTGTCTTCGATAGTCATGAGATCATTAGTCTCCATGCAGTGTGTGATACCAATCAGGATCGGTTAGAAGACGCAAGGCAGGCGTTGGGCGCCGACGAGCAGTACACGAACTATGAGGAAATACTGAAAACTCACATGTTGATGCGGTTGTTATTTGCACTCCTATGCCTTGTATGTGCCACAGCGACAAAGGCTCTACGGCGAGGAATCCATTTTTTGAGTGAAGTCCCTGTAAAGTGTCAGGATTTAGGCAGGGCTTGCAATCAATCTGAGGCTATGTATATGATGGCGGAAGACTACATATACACCAAGCAAAATGTTTTGGTCGCTGAGCTTGTCAAACGGGAATCGATGGGTTTAGGGCCTGTGCTCACTTAGATGCCCGATGACAGGGTTACCAAGGTATCCTGTGTTGGTAGTGGCCATCATTATCAGGATCCACGAGCTGACTATTAAGAACAACAGGATGCTAGCCAGCACCGAACAAGATGCTCTCATTAGAATCAGGGTAGATATGCTGTCAAACAGGCCACATGCGATGAGGAATTACTCTCTTCAGGGGACCAAGGATTGTTGTGAATACGCCGATCAGGATTTGGTTAGCAGATATGTGTGACGATATGAATACGCTGGCTAGAACTTGATGCTCTAGAACAGTATCTGCAGCGGTCGGCCCGTAGCAATCAATATCCATCGAGCACTTAATGTGACCCTACCGAGGTTGATCAGTCAGCAGTCGATTAGGCAAGATGGTAAATGGTTGCCGGTGCCTAATTCACGAGATTGGAAGTGCACGAGATGACCGATCAGCTACGTATGATCTGGCCTGAGGGCCGCAAACCACCACTTTGTATTCTACCTAAAGGATATAGCGTCAGACGTTTTCGTCCCAGTGATGAACAGGCTTATGTCCGTATGTTAAACCGTGGTGATCTGGGTGAGTGGGATCTAGATAGGATGCGATCGATTCTGGAGAACCCGCTTGCACCCGGAACAGTATACTTTATTACGTATAATGATGTTCCAGTAGCTACGACCTGTTCACAAAAACAGGAGTCTGATTGGGATGATGATCTCGACTGGGCGGAAGTAGGTTGGGTTACTGTTGATCCCGCTCACAGGGGCAGGGGTCTAGGTCTCATCATCTGTGCTGTAGTTGTCGATCAACTGCAGAGATTAGGGTATAAGCACATCTATCTAAAAACCGATGATTGGCGCCTGCCAGCCATTAAGACATATCTCAGAATGGGTTTTCAGCCGCTAATCAACTCAGATGAAATGAACACGCGTTGGCGGGCGGTTGCCGAGAAGCTCGACTGGTCCTTTTGATAGATAACTACCGCTAAAGTGTGCATTATCACATCTATCCCTATTACAGCGCTTAATCCCACATTAAGAATTTCCTAGATGCTCTCCTATAGGATAAGCAGTTCTTTCCAGGCATTGACCTGCTCAAAGTTGCCCAGAATACTATTGACACTTGACTATAGGTGACGTGCAGCGCTATACTTGACCACGGATAGGGGTTGAGTAGAGTAAATGGAGATTCGTAATGTAGCGATTATTGCCCATGTTGATCATGGGAAGACAACACTAGTAGATGCACTTCTAAAGGAAACAGGTGTGTTTCGGGAAAACCAGAAGACCGGAACACAGATCCTTGATTCCAATGCCCTGGAAAGAGAACGGGGTATTACAATTCTATCCAAGAACACCGGTATATTCCATAATGAGACGAAAATCAACATCGTTGATACACCCGGACACTCGGATTTTGGCGGGGAAGTGGAACGGGTGATCGGCATGGTTGACGGTGCCTTGTTAGTAGTAGATGCGGCGGAGGGACCATTACCGCAGACCCGATACGTACTCCAAAAGGCTTTCAAATACAATCTTAGGCCCATCGTGGTAATCAACAAGATCGATCGTAAGGATGCCAGGCCCTATGAAGTTCTGGAAGAGGTGCTGGATCTTTTTCTTGATCTAGATGCGACCGAGGAGCAAGCCGACTTCCCTGTGGTATGGGCGGTAGCCCGAGAAGGCGTTGCGTCATTGGAGCTTGAGGATGCACAAGCCCAGCTTGCCGGTAAGAAGGAGAAAAGCATATTGCCCTTGCTAGATCTAATCCTTGAGCACGTTCCCCAACCTACTGTGGATCCCGATGGCCCCCTGCAGCTTCTAGCGACCAATCTGGAATACGATGAATACGTCGGTAGACTTGTCGTTGGAAGAATCCAACGGGGAACCCTTCGTCGGGGCATGCCAGTCACCGTATGTCGCAGTGACGCGGATTGGGAAAAGACTGCAAAAGTGGAGTATCTATATACCTTTGCAAGACTTGAACGAACCCTTGTGGAGGAGGCTGGGGCAGGGGAGATTGTGGCAGTGGCAGGAATCGATGATGTTTCCATCGGAGACACTATCGTAGATCCCAATGCGGTTGACCCCCTACCTGCGTTAAAGGTGGATGAGCCAACCCTCACTGTAATTTTCAGGGTAAACGATGGTCCCTTGGCAGGCAGGGATGGAAAATACATTACTTCCCGACACATTAGGGATCGCCTCTGGCGTGAAGCACAGACCAATGTGGCCCTTCGGGTCAACCCCACGGGCAGTCCCGATGCCTTTGAAGTGCGGGGGCGGGGGGAACTCCATCTGGGTATTCTGATTGAAACCATGCGCAGGGAAGGGTACGAGTTTACTGTATCCAGACCCCAACCGGTGTTAAAGGAAATCGATGGTCAGTTACAAGAACCCCTAGAACGAGTGTTTGTCGAGGTACCGGCGGAGTATTCCGGAGGTGTTATCCTGTTCTTTGGTCAGCGGAAGGGCGAAATGCTCAGTATGATGCAAAACGAGAACACGGTCAAACTAGAGTTTGTAGTACCGGCCCGGGGTTTGGTGGGATTTCACTCCCAGTTCCTTACGGAAACCAGAGGCTATGGGGTTGTATACCATACTTACTACGGTTATGGTCCCCACCGAGGTCCCATCCTAGAAAGAACCACGGGCAGTCTTGTCGCCTATGAGCCAGGGACCGCGACAGCCTATGCCATAGTCAACGCGCAAGAGCGGGCAACGTTGTTCATCGAGCCGGGGACAGAGGTCTATGAAGGAATGATCATCGGTGAAAACTCACGCTCCGATGACCTCGATGTCAATATTGCTAAGAAGAAACACGTCAGCAACATGCGTTCAGCTACTTCAGATATTGCAGAGAAGATTGATGTGCCCCGAAAGCTTACTCTCGAGCAAGCCTTAGCCTTCATTGCCTCGGATGAACTCGTTGAGGTTACACCCAAGACCATCAGGCTCAGGAAACAGGTTCTAGACCAAAGCGAGCGGTACATGATTCGAAAGCAATTGGCTGCCAAATCACTTGACTGACAAGCATGATGGTTGTAGCTTGCATACAACCATCATGCCTTTTGATGGAATAGCTGCTTCCCGCGCCTCAGGCTGATTTAACCTGGGTGACAAGCCAGTGTTTTACATCCTTTACGTAGGGTGCCGCATCACCCGCAGATATTCCCTCCAAGGCTTGGGCAATAGCTGATGACTCAAAGGGAGTCTGAAGTAAAGCAGAACGCACATGGTCCGTTAGGGTATACTGCAGCGCATCTGAATAAACGACAGCATCCACGATATGTCCATTCTTGACCCCAAGCCCCACCGTCAGTTCACCCCAGGAAAATCTCGTTTCATAGGAGAGAGCAAAGGCTGGTGTTTTCCCATAGCGCCACTCCCAGGAAGAATAGTGTTCGTGTAACGCATCTGCTTCCTCAAGAAGTGGGGCTAGATCTAGCTCGGTTCCGTTGCCACCATACAAGCTCACAAAGGACTTGATCAGTTGCTCCTTAACTTGGGCAATACTAAGACCCGGAACCAGTTCTGCCAGATTGATCACTCGGGAACCCACTGATTCAACCCCTTTGGACTGCATCTTTTGTTTCGAGGGCTGTAAATAACGGCCGGCCTGTGCAAAATCAGCGTTAACCAGAATGGTGCCATGGTGCAAAGCAGAATCCCTGTAGTAGTAATACGCATTGCCTGAGAACTTGCGTCCCAAGACCGTAAGGTCATTTCGTCCTGAGAACTCTGCTTGAATCCCTACACCGGCCAGAGCGTTAAGGATGACTTGTAGTTGCTTGGCAAGATCGTATTGATGCCGCCCTAGTAAGAAGGTGAAATTCAAATTGCCAAGATCATGGTACACGGCTCCACCGCCGGACATTCTTCGAGCTAGCTTGCCACCTTCTTCTTCAAGAAGCTGACAACGGCATTCCTTCCATGCATTTTGATTACGACCAATCACCACGGTGTGTTGGTTCTGCCAAAGATAAAGGACTACCTGTCCTTGTTGCAACTGATGTAGCATAGCCTCCTCAAGGGCAATGTTATACCATGGGTCATTGTAAGGTGATTCGGCGATCAAGGTAACAAACTCCACCGGCCATCTCCTCCAGAAAAGTTGAGACGTAGTGCTAGAATAGTATCTAGTTTCCTATTCTAGCATGTTCTGTTTCCACAGATCAATCTTTTGAGGATCCGAAGACGGGCTAGGTGTGAGCATATGCAGCTACGTAACCCATAGTATTAGCTACTGAAATCCGGTTCAAAGGTGTCAATGGCCTGCTTAAGAAGACTAACTGAATAGGCCATAGAGGGCCCTCCCCCAAGGGCCACAGCTACCATAGCGGCCTCCATGATCTCTTGTCGGGTAGCTTTAGCTTGTAGTGCATTGTGGACATGGTAGACAATACAATATTCGCATCTGTTATGTATAGATATGCCGATACTGATCAGCTCTTTTGCTTTTAGGTCCAGACTGCCAGGCTTATACATTGACCCCAAGAAGCTCATGAAGGATCGTACCTGCTCACCATTCGTCTTCTGTACTTCCTTTAAGCCTCCTACAAAGTCATCGAGTATTTGTCTTGGATCTCGTGCCATCAATATCACTCCTAAACTAGTATGGGAGTAGTATATGCTTTCTGCGGATATTTACGTTAACAGAAGAAGCCATTATTGCCATTGGGCAATCCGTCTGAGCACAATTTCCAGTGTTTGCTGATCAGCAACACCCCGGATACTGCTGAACCAGACCCCCTCGGGGCGTAATGTTTCAAAAACCATAGGAAGCTCCTCAATATCGATATCCAGTTGAATTCCCTTTTGAACCTGTTGAATTCGTTGGTAAACCGCAACCCATTGGGCATATCCCTCATGACCTGCCCCTGGAACCCATTGGACTGCATCTAGTTCAGGAATGCCCAAGATGCAGTTAAGGTGCTTCAACGCACCGGGTCCGTCTAAGTGGTAAATCGATCGGTCGAGAAAACGGCATTCTTCAATAAGACCGGGCAGAAAGAATTCCTCAAACATCCTGGGGCTGATCATGCAGGAGAAGTCAGAAGAAACGATGTAGTACTTTCCGGGATACACAAGGGGAGTCCACGAAGTGATGGGCATCCCGGCATCGCGCAGTAGCTCATAAAAGAGCCCATAGACATGAGAATACTCCTCGGTGCTCTGTTTTAGTTTTTCCTGCACAAATACTGGGTGGTCAATCAGATCCAAGGCAAGTCTTTGTGGATCCCGTAGGGCAGCAAGATGGTCGCCACCGGGATGAAAGTCTGTTAGACCAACAAGGAAATTGCCTTGCCCAAACTGGAGAAGCTCCTTGGTAAATCTCATCGTTGCCGTAAACAATGGATGCTCCGGGTCAAATACAGCAGTTTTTGCATCATCTTCCCAGTCATCCACACAAGGAGTGGTCCATGCCGTTGTCTCTCCGAACTCGTACCCGCAACCGTACCACGCGCTGAAGATCTCCGGGCCCATGTTAGGCCAAGCGACCGGAAGTGTCTCCGCGGGATACCTGTAGTTGGCTAAATCTATGGCGATTTGCTCGGCGCGAAAAGAGACATCCAGCCATCTTTCTCTATGATGTGCATAGGTCTTTACAGGGACCCTCCTCGGGTTTTCTATCAAGAACCTAATCCCACTCACCGGCGGTCGATCAAAGATTTCACGGTGCCAAAAAGCTTCAAAGCGTTGGTTCACTTCCTCAAAATCCGGTTTCAAACAATATTCCATATGTCATTCACCCTGCCTTCAATCAGCTTCTCTTCTACTAGTTCTCCAATGTGTCTATTGTCCCTGCGCGGCTGACGCTGGTTGAGACTCTAGACTTCTCTCATGCACTGTAGAGGAAATTCTTAATAAAATCCATGTCTAGGCTGAAAATGTGCATGTCGCCAAAGTCGGATTTGGGATACAATTAACGTAGTAATACATCCGTTTACCCGTTTCTACACATAAACGTTAACTGTTATACTCGATGCTTCCTGTTAGTCGTTTTAATCCAGCTGAAAGAGGGGGAGTAAGTTGAATAGTAGAGAACTCATTACTAGGGTAATCGAGTTTGATCGTCCAGCACGAATAGGCTGGGACTTTGGCGGTGGTCCTTCGGATCTTAGAGGGTGTGGCGTAAGGTATGACCGGACAGAGAGATTGGAGGAGCATCGCAAGTGGGGATACCATGAAGAACTACTTAAGCAAGTACCTCACTTCAAAGGTTTGGTCTATGAAGATGAATGGGGCAATATCTGGGGTCGCCTAGATGGGGCAAGCAAGGGCGAAGTAGTTAGGGGCGTTTTGGAGGACGGGTTTGACAGACTAGGTGAGATCGCCTTTCCTCATTTTGTTGTTGAAGACATCGAGAGATTGAAGGAGGCCAGAGAGCGTCACGCAGACAAGTTCCTCATGGGTGGACTACCGGGTTTTACTTTCAATATTATGCGTAAGATGCGGCGGATGGAGAACTTCCTGATGGATACGCTGCTTGCCAAAGACGAGATCACCAAACTTGGTGCAAAGATCGAAAGCATGTTAGCTGAGAACATATCTTTCTATTGCGATGCCGGCTTTGATGCCATACTCTTCGGAGAGGACTGGGGAAGCCAGGAGGCCTTACTCATTAGCCCGCCCAGCTGGCGAGAACTTTTTGCGCCTTCCTTCCGACGTCTATGTGGTCAAGCCCATGAAGGCGGGCTTAAGGTGATGATGCACTCCTGCGGAAACATAGCAGAGATCATCCCGGACTTGATTGAGGTGGGAGTTGACGTACTACAACTTGATCAGCCAGGTCTTTTTGGATTAGAATACTTGTCCCAGTATTCAGGGAAAGTTACCTTCTGGTCACCGGTGGATATTCAGAAGGTTATGCCCACAGGTAATCGGGAATTGATTGAAAAAACAGCCGATGATATGATGACCTACCTAGGTAGAGGCGGCGGGTTTATCGCCAAGGATTATCCCCAGTGGGATGTGCTTGGTGTCAAACCGGAGTGGGTGAAATGGGCCAAGGATCGTTTCCTGGCTCACAGTTACTAACAGGACAAGGAAGATTCTGCCAAGGAGCTGGACCTCGGCTCAAAGGAAACTATAAGCGAAGTAGACCTATACTTTGATTCTAACTTTGATTTTCGCATCCGGAACCTGGAGATCTTGTATGACCACAACGTCATTCCGTCTATTGTACGAGACCGTGATCTGCTCTACGTCATAGACGGAAAGTGGGAGCTTTTGCAAAGGGTAAGAGGCAACTACCAGCGACGTAACCGTCTGCAATCTGAGCCAGTGTCAACGGACAAGATAAAGCTCCAGTTCCATGCCACTAATGGCGGGGATACCTTCGGTCTATACGAACTCCGCGTCTACTAGTACCGATGTTTTTGTGAACCAGAACCAATGAGTAACCGTCATAGGGCCAGCACACCCTTGTGCTGGCCCCTTCTGATTTCCAAGCCTTACAGGCCAAAGGCAACCCGCTATTCGGGCAGCTTTGCACTTATGGATGACCTGGCTAAAACTCGCTTCTAAAGTCACTTTTTGGGGGCGAAAGGGGTCCTATCATCTTTTCCGAAGTTTCTAACAGCAAAAAGGACAAACAAGTCTGCATTATGGCTTCCTAAGTCCTAGTTGCGGAAGTGCTATAGCACCCGTCTATTCCCTGCTTATTTGTGTTACCATATTCACGAGGCTATCAAAGGAGGTCATATCATGGACTGGGTGATTGTGGTAAAGGCGGATCTCGCCAAATTCGCTGATGAAGAGAGGGCCCAACACTCTGCTCGATTCTTCCAGACTCAACCGGGGGGATACGGGCAGGGAGATCGGTTTCTTGGTATCCGGGTCCCTGATCAAAGGAAGATTGCACGAAAGTACTACCGGGACATCCCTCTGGAGGACGTAGAGTTGCTTCTTCAAGATGCCATCCATGAGCACCGGCTGACCGCATTACTTATCCTGACCTACAAGTTCGAAAAAACGTCCACTATACAGCGGCAAGCCATAGTGGAACTGTACCTACGCAACATCCCATATATTAACAACTGGGATCTGGTGGATACATCCGCATACAAGATCCTCGGGGCCTACCTGTTCGAAGTTGAAGATAAGAGTATACTCTACGAATTGGCCGAAGCACAAAACCTGTGGGCTCAGCGGATCGCCATGATCGCGACCTTTTACTTTATAAAACACAACGAATTTGATGATGCACTGCACATTGCGACATTGCTTCTCGATCATGAACATGATCTAATCCACAAAGCCGTAGGATGGATGCTGCGGGAGATCGGAGAGCGGGATTTCCAAGTGGAATTCGCGTTTTTGAAAGCACACTACAAAGACATGCCAAGGGTAATGCTGCAATATGCCATCGAAAAGTTCGAACAGGAATTACGGCAAGCATTTAGACAGCATTCGATCTGAGGTAACGAACAAGGATTCCTGACCTGCAAGCAGAAGGAAATTAGCAGGGGAAAGGAGATGAAGCTTCGTGAACATGCATCTTGAACAATATGATAGCATTAAAGAGATAACAATGAAGGCAAGTGTCGCATCTGACGTTTACGCAATCACAAGACTGCAGGATGCTACAAGCATCAGGATCAATGTAGTCGATGGTAAGGTGGACGGCATCCACAGAAACAGCAAGCGAGGCACTGGCGTTCAGGTGTTTACCAAGGACGGACTCAGTGGTTTCTCCTCTGCCGATCGGATTGACCCAGGGGAAGTGGAGAGGCTTATAGGTAGCGCTGCGGAATTGGCTAAAAAGTCACCAGTGGCGGGGGGTCATACCAACACTGAAGTATTCAACCTTCAAAAACACGAGGTTAGGCGCCCTGCCCAGATCGACTACAACCTAAACAAGCTGGATCTCCGCACATTAGAGAACGCATTAATCGAGATCAACAATGAGACCAGGGCTTTGGGCTCAGAACTGTCTGTCTCTACCGGATTGTTTATCGGCTATGAAGAATGGCGAATCTTTCGGTCCGACGGTACCGATGTACATTTTGCCATCCCCCGGTGTATCATTCGTAACGGGATCTCCGCCCGCACCGAGGGAAGGGCATCAAGCACAATGGCGAATATCAGTGGGGTGGACCCTAGGGTCTTGATTAGCGATGAGTATCGCCAACTGTTGCGGAGACGTTCAGAGACAGCGGCCAACATAGCAATGAACTTGACGAAGGCTACCCCGATTAAAGCTGGTCACTATAAGCTGGTTATTGATTATTCCCTAGCCATGGTTCTTGCCCACGAAGCCTTTGGTCACGCGGCGGAGGTGGACCGGGCGGAAAGCACTATCCTGGCCAAAAACGGTAAGTTTCGCACGGGAGAAGTGGTTGCTGCTCCTATTGTATCCATTGTGGACGGTCCCATCTTAGGGGATAATGGTGATCAGCCCTTCAGTGTCAATGGAGTACCCCGGGATACTGTTACCATCGTGGAAAATGGCGTCCTTAAGGACGGACTGGCCGATGTATTCTCTGCAAGGGAAGCCGGTGTAAGAAATACCGGTGCAGCTAGAGCTCAAAGTTACGAACACCTGCCAATCCCTCGGATGTCCAATATTCGACTTACCGTCAATAATGCCTACCCGATTAATCAGGACTTTGAAGACATTACTCCATCCCAGTTACGTACTCTATTGGAGGAAGCGGGTCTGCTCAAAGAAGATGAACAGATCCTTTATCTGTCTGGAGCGATGGGGGGACAGGTCAACCCAGCTACGGGGGATTTCGTCTTTACTTGTTCCGGAGTCTATGAACTAAGGGAAGAAGCAATCCCAAGGCAAGCAACCAGTTTCAGTGGACAAATCCTTTCGGCTCTAAAGGCCATATCCGGCGGATTAGGCTCGGTAAACAGTAATGCAGCGGGTACCTGTGGTAAAAGCGGTCAGATGGTATCCTGTGGAGGCGGATCAAATCTGTTTATTGTCATCGAAAAAGATCAGAAGATCACGATCGGGGGTGGCCAATGATGAACCGCGCATATAGTGACCAATTCTGCAATAAGCTTGACCAGTCTTTAAATGATCAGATGTCGGCTAAAGCACCGGATAATTTACGGATTGCCGGTTGGAGGTACTTCGTTTCCGAACAGGAAGTCACTTCCATCGGTCTGCATGAAAATAAAGTCGGAGGACCGTATGCCGCCCCTTCGATCAATAAGAAGCTTACTGGGCATATTCATATTATCTGGCATGATGGCAGCCATACCCATGCAAGTCTCGATCGCAGCATCGATACGGATTTTGATCAATGGCTCGTGCTCTTTAGGCAAGCATCCTTCGTGGATCCAGATCAACCCGGCATTCTCGCCCCCCGGGAGTATCCGCGGGTAAACCTTTGGGACGGAAATATTGCCCGTCTACCAGTCGAAAAGCATTTTGAGCTTATCGAGGGTTCAACCCAAAGATTGAAGGACGATGGGATTGGGACTATTGATGGAGGAACCAACAGCAGTAT
This window contains:
- a CDS encoding TldD/PmbA family protein, with product MHLEQYDSIKEITMKASVASDVYAITRLQDATSIRINVVDGKVDGIHRNSKRGTGVQVFTKDGLSGFSSADRIDPGEVERLIGSAAELAKKSPVAGGHTNTEVFNLQKHEVRRPAQIDYNLNKLDLRTLENALIEINNETRALGSELSVSTGLFIGYEEWRIFRSDGTDVHFAIPRCIIRNGISARTEGRASSTMANISGVDPRVLISDEYRQLLRRRSETAANIAMNLTKATPIKAGHYKLVIDYSLAMVLAHEAFGHAAEVDRAESTILAKNGKFRTGEVVAAPIVSIVDGPILGDNGDQPFSVNGVPRDTVTIVENGVLKDGLADVFSAREAGVRNTGAARAQSYEHLPIPRMSNIRLTVNNAYPINQDFEDITPSQLRTLLEEAGLLKEDEQILYLSGAMGGQVNPATGDFVFTCSGVYELREEAIPRQATSFSGQILSALKAISGGLGSVNSNAAGTCGKSGQMVSCGGGSNLFIVIEKDQKITIGGGQ
- a CDS encoding DNA alkylation repair protein — encoded protein: MDWVIVVKADLAKFADEERAQHSARFFQTQPGGYGQGDRFLGIRVPDQRKIARKYYRDIPLEDVELLLQDAIHEHRLTALLILTYKFEKTSTIQRQAIVELYLRNIPYINNWDLVDTSAYKILGAYLFEVEDKSILYELAEAQNLWAQRIAMIATFYFIKHNEFDDALHIATLLLDHEHDLIHKAVGWMLREIGERDFQVEFAFLKAHYKDMPRVMLQYAIEKFEQELRQAFRQHSI